One region of Gossypium raimondii isolate GPD5lz chromosome 6, ASM2569854v1, whole genome shotgun sequence genomic DNA includes:
- the LOC105771818 gene encoding uncharacterized protein LOC105771818, whose translation MLASNSIVLQKQHENFHTAKEIMTNLKDFFGVQVALAQQSAITNLISSQQKIGTPVKEHMLKFMGFFAEAKDNKVELDVNTQIEIVFKSLTKEFAGFRAAYSLGNKALTLTQLMKELQSYELMLNAGLGKT comes from the coding sequence ATGTTAGCGAGCAATAGTATTGTGTTGCAAAAGCAACACGAGAATTTCCATACTGCCAAAGAGATCATGACAAATTTAAAGGATTTCTTCGGAGTCCAAGTCGCATTGGCTCAACAATCtgctattacaaatttgataagTTCTCAACAGAAAATTGGCACTCCGGTCAAAGAACATATGCTTAAGTTTATGGGATTCTTTGCGGAAGCGAAGGACAATAAGGTTGAACTAGACGTGAACACGcaaattgaaatagtgttcaaatcTTTAACCAAGGAGTTTGCTGGTTTTAGGGCCGCTTACAGCTTGGGGAACAAAGCGCTTACCTTGACTCAGCTcatgaaggaattacaatcTTATGAGTTGATGCTAAATGCCGGTTTAGGAAAAACCTGA